Proteins encoded in a region of the Stieleria neptunia genome:
- a CDS encoding beta-ketoacyl-[acyl-carrier-protein] synthase family protein: MVNVTSRRVVITGVGVVTPLGNDSDRLLSGLRSRHSGIGPLTQVPQGVLSVDYGAEASEFTGDIADYGPMDKKLQRTIRKGSKVMCREIEMGVAVAQLALSDAGLEADQRDRDRTGVLYGCDYIMSQPIEFASGIKKCIDAEGQFDFDRWGELGKPEVNPLWLLKYLPNMPASHVAIYNDLRGANNSITLREASACAAMAEAYSTISRGQADVLLVGSTGSRIHPLRSLHADMQETLAKNQSDPSTMSRPFTATRDGSVLGEGAGAMVCETLEHAQARGATILGEIVGYGSSAVGPAFGERYFQTAITNVLRAALGDEDKANIGHLHAHGLGTVECDAQEAAAINDVFGPVDQQPPVTTAKGHIGNLGAGGGMVETIASLKSLGENLFPILNCDAPADDCPINACVDDSTAAGKQFINVNVTPQGQASAIRIRAFE, translated from the coding sequence ATGGTAAATGTCACGTCCAGACGAGTGGTCATCACCGGTGTTGGTGTGGTCACTCCCCTCGGAAACGACTCTGATCGTTTGCTCTCCGGTTTGCGTTCTCGCCACAGCGGGATCGGTCCGTTGACCCAGGTCCCGCAAGGCGTCCTGTCGGTCGACTACGGTGCCGAAGCGTCTGAGTTCACCGGCGACATCGCGGACTACGGTCCGATGGACAAGAAACTGCAGCGGACGATCCGCAAGGGCAGCAAGGTGATGTGCCGCGAGATCGAAATGGGTGTCGCGGTCGCACAGTTGGCGCTCTCCGATGCAGGCTTGGAAGCGGACCAGCGTGATCGCGATCGGACCGGTGTGCTGTATGGTTGTGACTACATCATGTCGCAGCCGATTGAGTTCGCGTCGGGCATCAAAAAATGCATCGACGCCGAGGGGCAATTCGATTTCGACCGTTGGGGGGAACTCGGTAAACCCGAAGTCAATCCGCTGTGGTTGTTGAAGTACCTGCCGAACATGCCGGCCAGCCACGTGGCGATCTACAACGATCTGCGCGGAGCGAACAATTCGATCACGTTGCGCGAAGCCTCGGCGTGTGCGGCGATGGCCGAGGCGTATTCGACGATCTCGCGCGGACAAGCCGACGTGTTGCTGGTCGGTTCGACCGGTTCGCGCATTCACCCGTTGCGATCCTTGCATGCGGACATGCAGGAAACGTTGGCGAAAAATCAATCGGATCCGTCCACGATGAGCCGACCGTTCACGGCCACGCGTGACGGCAGCGTGCTCGGTGAAGGTGCCGGCGCGATGGTGTGTGAAACGCTAGAGCACGCCCAGGCTCGCGGGGCGACGATCTTGGGCGAAATCGTCGGTTACGGCAGCAGCGCCGTCGGGCCGGCGTTCGGCGAGCGGTATTTCCAGACGGCGATCACCAACGTCTTGCGGGCCGCCCTCGGCGACGAAGACAAAGCGAACATCGGGCACCTGCACGCCCATGGACTGGGAACGGTCGAGTGTGATGCCCAAGAAGCCGCCGCGATCAACGACGTCTTTGGGCCGGTCGATCAACAGCCACCGGTGACGACCGCGAAAGGTCACATCGGAAATCTGGGCGCCGGTGGCGGGATGGTTGAAACCATCGCCAGTTTGAAGTCGCTCGGCGAAAACCTGTTTCCAATTCTCAATTGCGACGCGCCGGCGGACGACTGTCCGATCAACGCCTGTGTCGATGACTCCACCGCTGCGGGCAAGCAGTTCATCAACGTGAACGTGACGCCGCAGGGACAAGCCAGCGCCATTCGCATTCGCGCGTTCGAATAG